From the Solanum pennellii chromosome 4, SPENNV200 genome, one window contains:
- the LOC107017847 gene encoding uncharacterized protein LOC107017847 has protein sequence MEPPLLPGPSISTTITTAASVAGTMPQPPPPTASHINYANSVDSSPKSRKTNCWDEQQQQPPQAGGGGGSNVKIRLMCSYGGHIIPRPHDKSLCYIGGDTRIFVTDRNTSLSDLSSRLSKTLLAGRPFWLKYQLPNEDLDSLISVTTDEDLENMIEEYDRVTKASRIRVFLFTSEFDSVSSIGSLLQSSTKSEDWFVHALNGATSTSTTKVFSESSSVNCLLGLDDDVGNCNAKSVDGQLEGSFGAKNVKISAHDVQSVPDSPMVETTSSFGSTSSTPSLTSLPPIKVNVEENQRIGIEGQFSQLGVGGKVEQKQEERGFMGLTSPPAPAAPVVGTVYSGVPVVVGGDYSNRIFSDDERSEQGVTAGYRNPVQTQPQQQQQQQQPKLVLPSDLPSPNSVSSESSVMSGQRHFFYQEPVGQIHSGNNRVSANSVDMKQSDPNNRAQVQQQQVQEAGYAMPVQYDQHQQMYQPQQYVHASQYIHHTPSGSVPVTSYYPIYPSQQQTHPPHPALEHQYPVYIVHSRQPSQAYNLPVQQANYSESAQTNVPSNQPQTPPAPSMAAPAAAYNHPGNPPASKPEMIAGAYRTAAAGTPQLVQITSGQHQQQYVGYSQIHHPSQPIAPTSRATANYAYEFSDPTHAQIYYSQAHAPQFATQYQTMTSSPAVGLHSTSSQLPTEKNQPTN, from the exons ATGGAACCTCCACTTCTACCGGGACCATCCATTTCCACCACCATCACCACGGCGGCGTCGGTAGCCGGAACTATGCCACAACCACCACCACCGACGGCGTCACATATCAACTACGCCAACTCAGTAGATTCCTCCCCAAAGTCACGGAAAACCAATTGTTGGGATGAACAGCAACAACAACCCCCACAAGCCGGCGGTGGTGGAGGAAGTAACGTGAAGATACGTCTGATGTGTAGCTACGGCGGACATATCATCCCTCGACCTCATGATAAATCCCTCTGTTATATCGGCGGGGATACCCGAATCTTCGTTACCGATCGAAATACTTCTCTTTCTGACCTTTCATCACGGCTTTCGAAAACCCTTTTGGCTGGAAGGCCGTTTTGGTTGAAATATCAGCTTCCCAATGAAGACCTTGATTCGCTTATTTCTGTTACCACCGATGAAGACCTTGAGAATATGATCGAGGAATACGATCGTGTTACGAAAGCTTCACGGATTCGTGTGTTTCTATTCACTAGTGAATTTGATTCGGTTTCTTCAATTGGGTCACTTTTACAAAGTTCTACGAAATCGGAGGATTGGTTTGTTCATGCTTTGAATGGGGCGACTTCTACTTCTACAACGAAGGTGTTTTCTGAGTCTTCGTCGGTGAATTGTCTTCTGGGTCTCGATGATGATGTTGGGAATTGTAATGCAAAGAGTGTGGATGGACAATTGGAAGGATCATTTGGTGCGAAGAATGTGAAAATTAGTGCTCATGATGTTCAGTCGGTGCCGGATTCTCCGATGGTGGAAACGACGTCGTCGTTTGGGTCGACTTCTTCCACACCGTCATTGACGAGTTTACCGCCGATTAAGGTTAATGTGGAGGAGAATCAAAGGATTGGGATTGAGGGACAGTTTTCACAGTTAGGGGTTGGAGGTAAAGTGGAGCAGAAGCAGGAAGAACGGGGATTTATGGGTTTGACTTCACCACCTGCCCCAGCTGCTCCGGTGGTCGGAACTGTATATTCCGGTGTGCCGGTAGTTGTCGGTGGGGATTACAGTAATCGAATTTTTTCAGATGATGAGAGATCAGAACAAGGGGTTACTGCTGGTTATAGAAATCCTGTTCAAACACAGCCccagcaacagcaacagcaacagcagCCAAAGCTTGTTCTTCCTTCTGATTTGCCTTCGCCCAATTCAGTTTCTAG TGAGAGCAGTGTGATGTCTGGGCAAAGACATTTCTTTTATCAAGAACCGGTAGGTCAAATTCATTCCGGTAACAATAGGGTTTCCGCTAATTCAGTTGATATGAAGCAGAGTGATCCGAATAATCGGGCTCAGGTACAACAGCAGCAAGTCCAGGAGGCTGGTTATGCAATGCCAGTTCAGTATGATCAGCATCAACAAATGTATCAGCCCCAACAATATGTACACGCTAGTCAATATATCCACCATACACCTTCTGGTTCTGTGCCAGTGACGTCTTATTATCCTATATACCCCTCGCAGCAGCAAACTCATCCTCCGCACCCTGCTCTTGAGCACCAGTACCCTGTTTACATTGTTCATTCTAGACAACCTTCGCAAGCGTACAATTTGCCGGTCCAGCAAGCAAATTATAGTGAGTCTGCTCAAACAAATGTTCCTTCTAACCAACCCCAAACACCTCCCGCTCCTAGCATGGCTGCTCCTGCTGCAGCTTACAACCATCCTGGAAATCCTCCCGCCTCCAAACCTGAAATGATTGCTGGTGCATATAGAACAGCAGCTGCGGGAACTCCACAATTGGTTCAGATCACTTCAGGCCAGCATCAACAGCAATATGTTGGCTACTCTCAGATTCACCATCCCTCTCAGCCAATTGCTCCTACGTCACGTGCTACCGCCAATTATGCATATGAATTTTCTGATCCTACACATGCACAAATATACTATTCTCAGGCTCATGCTCCCCAGTTTGCTACTCAATACCAAACCATGACATCATCCCCGGCTGTTGGTTTACATAGTACTTCTTCGCAGCTTCCGACAGAAAAAAATCAACCAACGAATTAG